Proteins from a genomic interval of Phycisphaerae bacterium:
- a CDS encoding serine/threonine-protein kinase, giving the protein MAIARWLPATMTPPSDNPAESLEASPRDERLGELINEYFDRRERGEKISAEDFLSEHPDDAAELREHLGGLDLLAKLGSSSRDATRETVPFDGSSAQDHLAAAKAALPDIPGYDVLKQIGRGGMGIVYKAIQKSTKRLVALKLLLEGPFASDNARKRFEREIALAAQLKHSNIIPIYDSGQADGRMYYAMEHIFGLALGDYLNAHHMDTAARVRLFLKICGPVSHAHQRGVIHRDIKPTNILVDGDGEPHVLDFGLAKAGLLGEVNTSVTAQIVGTPAYMSPEQAAGDPTGIDTRVDVYALGVLLYEMITGTMPYETNVAMGKILHNIAHAEPAHPSKHVSRIDGDLSAIMLKALEKRKEDRYQSVDAFAGDLSRFLAGEPISAKPASSLYLLRKAAMRHRFALGVGAMVLLFAVSLGAIVYYFSSKVEQQNVVLRQTAERVSQKEAQVEQLVRERNQSQEAQATIDSLKRVLSPELVEKYDSVINPIASGVGNSEDAVTLGLKLLASGAAELAAEERKSKLKESPIDVNAPLTSPKPEWAKTEEPPAKPDPRREELAKVLEGFVTALRTAPPTSQPASSQPATSQPVAADVSPIPTPPAPAEAPATP; this is encoded by the coding sequence TTGGCAATCGCCCGATGGCTGCCCGCGACGATGACTCCCCCCAGCGATAACCCGGCTGAATCCCTCGAAGCAAGTCCGCGGGACGAGCGCCTCGGCGAACTCATTAATGAGTATTTCGATCGCCGCGAACGTGGCGAAAAGATCTCCGCCGAGGATTTCCTTTCCGAGCACCCCGACGACGCGGCCGAGCTGCGCGAGCACCTGGGAGGTTTGGACCTTTTAGCAAAACTCGGCTCGTCGTCCAGGGACGCGACCCGGGAAACAGTGCCGTTCGACGGCAGTTCAGCCCAGGATCACCTCGCCGCGGCCAAAGCCGCGCTGCCGGACATCCCCGGATACGACGTCCTGAAGCAGATCGGCCGCGGGGGCATGGGCATCGTCTACAAGGCGATCCAGAAATCCACCAAACGCCTCGTCGCGCTCAAGCTCCTGCTCGAGGGCCCGTTCGCCTCCGACAACGCGCGCAAGCGCTTCGAGCGCGAGATCGCCCTCGCGGCGCAGCTCAAGCACTCCAACATCATTCCCATCTACGACAGCGGCCAGGCCGACGGACGCATGTACTACGCCATGGAGCACATCTTCGGCCTGGCCCTCGGTGATTACCTGAACGCGCATCACATGGACACCGCCGCCCGGGTTCGCCTCTTCCTCAAGATCTGCGGGCCCGTCAGTCATGCGCACCAGCGGGGTGTGATCCACCGCGACATCAAGCCGACGAACATCCTCGTGGACGGCGACGGCGAGCCGCACGTGCTGGACTTCGGGCTGGCCAAGGCGGGCCTCTTGGGCGAAGTGAACACCTCGGTGACGGCGCAGATCGTCGGCACGCCCGCGTACATGTCGCCCGAGCAGGCGGCAGGCGATCCCACGGGCATCGATACGCGCGTTGATGTCTATGCCCTCGGCGTCCTGCTCTATGAGATGATCACGGGGACCATGCCGTACGAGACGAACGTGGCCATGGGCAAGATTCTGCACAACATCGCCCACGCCGAGCCGGCGCACCCGAGCAAACACGTCTCGCGGATCGACGGAGACTTGAGCGCCATCATGCTCAAGGCCCTGGAAAAGCGCAAGGAGGACCGGTATCAGTCGGTCGACGCGTTCGCCGGCGATCTCTCGCGGTTCCTGGCGGGCGAGCCGATCTCCGCCAAACCGGCGAGCAGTCTGTATCTGCTGCGCAAGGCGGCGATGCGACATCGGTTCGCCCTGGGCGTCGGGGCGATGGTTCTGTTGTTCGCGGTTTCCCTGGGCGCGATCGTGTACTATTTTTCGAGCAAGGTGGAGCAACAGAACGTCGTGCTTCGCCAGACCGCCGAAAGGGTTTCGCAGAAAGAAGCCCAGGTGGAACAGCTGGTCCGCGAGCGCAACCAATCCCAGGAAGCCCAGGCCACGATTGATTCACTCAAGAGGGTCCTCTCTCCTGAACTGGTGGAAAAATATGACTCGGTCATCAACCCCATCGCATCCGGAGTGGGAAATTCGGAAGACGCCGTGACGCTGGGGTTGAAGCTCCTGGCCTCGGGCGCGGCGGAACTGGCCGCGGAGGAAAGGAAGTCGAAGCTCAAGGAAAGCCCGATCGACGTGAACGCGCCGCTGACCAGCCCGAAGCCGGAATGGGCCAAGACCGAGGAGCCGCCGGCCAAGCCCGACCCGCGTCGCGAAGAATTGGCCAAGGTGCTCGAAGGATTCGTCACCGCGTTACGGACCGCGCCGCCGACGTCGCAGCCGGCCTCGTCGCAGCCGGCGACATCGCAGCCCGTCGCCGCGGACGTGTCTCCTATTCCTACCCCGCCCGCGCCGGCCGAGGCGCCCGCCACCCCTTAG
- a CDS encoding 4Fe-4S dicluster domain-containing protein, with amino-acid sequence MSSPPLDDLDPHDRRRFFANTAERFLRPLAGIIEKKLPPGLTVPLRPLRPPGALPESQFLDTCHRCGKCAEACPADAIALSESSDPRLSGTPYVDPDRQACVICDELACMKVCPSGALQLVDRFAIRMGLAVVDHDVCLRSKGEPCTICIDKCPIAAVAIRLDDSGRVQVIDPNDSAGPGAIGQGCTGCGVCQQYCPTTPGKAIRIANE; translated from the coding sequence ATGAGCAGCCCTCCCCTCGATGACCTCGACCCCCACGATCGCCGACGGTTCTTTGCGAACACGGCGGAGCGATTCTTGCGCCCGCTGGCGGGGATCATTGAGAAAAAGCTGCCGCCGGGGCTGACGGTCCCTTTGCGGCCGCTGCGACCGCCGGGGGCGCTTCCCGAATCGCAGTTCCTCGATACCTGCCATCGATGCGGCAAATGCGCGGAGGCGTGCCCGGCCGATGCCATCGCGCTGTCGGAATCGAGCGACCCGCGGTTGAGCGGCACCCCGTATGTCGACCCCGATCGCCAGGCGTGCGTGATCTGCGACGAGCTGGCCTGCATGAAGGTCTGCCCGAGCGGAGCGCTGCAACTAGTCGATCGATTCGCGATCCGCATGGGGTTGGCCGTTGTCGATCACGACGTGTGCCTCCGCTCGAAGGGCGAGCCGTGCACGATCTGCATCGACAAGTGCCCGATCGCGGCCGTAGCGATCCGGCTCGACGACTCCGGCCGCGTGCAGGTGATCGATCCAAACGACTCCGCCGGCCCCGGCGCGATCGGCCAGGGCTGCACCGGCTGCGGCGTCTGCCAGCAGTACTGCCCGACGACGCCGGGGAAGGCGATACGGATAGCAAACGAATGA
- the rsmH gene encoding 16S rRNA (cytosine(1402)-N(4))-methyltransferase RsmH: MTDGPSDSGSHSKPHRRRPRYAGTHPRRFDERYKERDAGRYPEMEAHVRSQGRTPAGTHVPIMVAEVLAALRPAPGEMAADLTIGYGGHALALLGCTAPDGRLIGLDLDGPQLEATGRRLAQAVDPARLHLHHSHFAGLPKVLAAEGLAGVDILFADLGLSSMQIDDPTRGFSYKHDGPLDMRMDLRRPRTAADVLRTITCEELATALRDFADEPEHLPIAQAIVRNQSQRPITRTEELVDIVLRAHGQTRKTWRDAGRSDLHPAARTFQALRILVNEELHGLEQLLRIAPYCLKPGGRLGILTFHSGEDRRVKHALRDGLHEGVYSQIADEPLRPSPSERHSNPRSAPAKFRWAVRAAAP; this comes from the coding sequence ATGACCGACGGTCCCTCTGATTCCGGTTCGCACTCGAAACCGCATCGCCGGCGACCGCGCTATGCGGGCACGCACCCGCGCCGATTTGACGAACGCTACAAGGAGCGTGACGCGGGCAGATACCCCGAGATGGAGGCGCACGTCCGGTCGCAGGGCCGTACCCCCGCCGGCACGCATGTCCCCATCATGGTCGCCGAAGTCCTCGCCGCGCTGCGTCCCGCTCCCGGGGAGATGGCGGCCGATCTCACGATCGGCTACGGCGGCCACGCCCTCGCGCTGCTCGGATGCACCGCGCCCGATGGCCGGCTGATCGGCCTTGACCTCGACGGTCCGCAACTGGAAGCGACCGGCCGGCGGCTCGCGCAGGCGGTGGATCCGGCGCGCCTTCATCTACACCACAGCCATTTTGCCGGTCTGCCGAAGGTGCTGGCGGCGGAAGGTCTGGCCGGCGTGGATATCCTGTTCGCCGACCTCGGCCTGAGCAGCATGCAGATCGACGATCCGACGCGCGGGTTCTCCTACAAGCATGATGGCCCGCTTGATATGCGCATGGACCTCCGCCGTCCGCGCACGGCTGCCGATGTCCTGCGCACGATCACCTGTGAAGAACTGGCGACAGCCCTGCGCGACTTCGCAGATGAGCCCGAGCATCTGCCGATCGCACAAGCAATCGTTCGGAATCAGTCCCAACGGCCCATCACACGGACGGAGGAACTGGTCGACATCGTGCTCCGTGCGCATGGCCAGACGCGCAAGACATGGCGTGACGCCGGACGGTCCGATCTGCATCCCGCGGCGCGTACGTTTCAGGCGCTGCGAATTCTCGTGAATGAAGAACTGCACGGTCTCGAACAACTGCTGCGCATCGCGCCCTATTGCCTGAAGCCCGGCGGCCGCCTGGGCATTCTCACGTTTCACAGCGGCGAGGATCGAAGGGTCAAACACGCGCTGCGTGACGGACTGCACGAGGGCGTTTATTCACAAATCGCCGACGAACCGCTGCGTCCCAGTCCCTCTGAGCGGCACTCCAACCCGCGCAGCGCGCCCGCGAAGTTCCGCTGGGCCGTGCGGGCCGCGGCGCCGTAA
- a CDS encoding class I SAM-dependent methyltransferase — MQRRDLLGGPDAATARATVAVFAGDPADSVQRQAAQLAAQLGLSLVQSENPAFEMLLTVTAERLELRFPQPGGPGPMVVDFVEGRHGYARCIHRFRLLFKAVGFRRGPLTVLDATAGLGRAAFCLAYHGCRVTAIERSPILYALLRDGLDRADRVPEIKEHLEGRLRVLCDDTREYLQRLALEDAPDVVYLDPMFPEKKKSALVKVEMRILRRLIGDDLDAAELFNLACAVARQRVVVKRSREAVPLAPHPSHSHSDGTTRYDVYLRPQHFSSPA; from the coding sequence ATGCAGCGGAGAGACTTGCTTGGTGGCCCGGATGCAGCAACCGCTCGTGCGACGGTGGCCGTTTTCGCGGGCGACCCCGCGGATTCCGTCCAGCGTCAGGCCGCACAACTCGCCGCGCAGCTCGGCCTGTCGCTCGTCCAGAGCGAGAATCCTGCATTTGAAATGCTTCTGACGGTAACGGCCGAGCGCCTGGAGCTGCGCTTCCCGCAGCCGGGCGGACCGGGGCCGATGGTCGTCGATTTCGTCGAAGGTCGACACGGGTACGCCCGGTGCATCCATCGCTTCCGCCTACTCTTTAAGGCCGTTGGCTTTCGCCGTGGCCCCCTGACCGTACTCGATGCCACCGCCGGACTGGGTCGCGCCGCCTTTTGCCTCGCGTACCACGGCTGCCGGGTGACCGCGATCGAGCGGTCGCCGATTCTGTACGCGCTGCTCAGGGACGGACTGGATCGCGCCGACCGCGTGCCGGAAATCAAGGAACACCTGGAAGGCCGGCTGCGCGTGCTTTGCGACGACACGCGCGAATATCTTCAAAGACTGGCGTTGGAAGACGCGCCGGATGTCGTGTATCTCGATCCGATGTTTCCGGAGAAGAAGAAGTCCGCCCTTGTGAAAGTGGAAATGCGCATCCTGCGCCGGCTCATTGGCGACGACCTCGATGCCGCGGAACTCTTCAATCTGGCCTGCGCCGTCGCGCGGCAGCGCGTGGTCGTGAAGCGCAGCCGCGAAGCGGTGCCGCTGGCCCCCCATCCGAGCCACAGTCACAGCGATGGGACTACCCGCTACGACGTTTACCTGCGCCCTCAGCATTTCTCGTCGCCGGCCTGA
- a CDS encoding class I SAM-dependent methyltransferase, which yields MPAKDALTRFSTRVEDYIRYRPGYPPEVLESLTSEFGLRPTHVVADIGSGTGISAAMFLLNGNTVYGVEPNADMRAAAEKLLADYPAFHSVTARAAATTLLDACVDWVVAAQAFHWFDVDAARREFRRILRPGGRTVLMWNNRRPDTPFMREYEDFIHRFALDYNQINHENAETDGRIARFFGAGGFERRSFPNAQVFDFDGLRGRVLSSSYMPAAGHPSFEAMIPELRRLFDRHADGGRVQFDYDTKLWVGTSSPS from the coding sequence ATGCCCGCCAAGGATGCCCTTACCCGCTTCTCGACCCGCGTCGAAGACTACATCCGCTATCGGCCGGGCTATCCGCCGGAGGTGCTTGAATCGCTGACCTCCGAATTTGGGCTGCGGCCAACACACGTCGTCGCCGACATCGGCAGCGGGACCGGCATCTCGGCGGCGATGTTCCTGCTTAACGGCAACACGGTCTATGGCGTCGAGCCGAATGCCGACATGCGCGCCGCCGCCGAAAAACTCCTTGCCGATTACCCCGCCTTTCACAGCGTCACGGCCCGAGCCGCGGCGACGACGCTGCTCGATGCATGCGTCGACTGGGTCGTCGCCGCGCAGGCCTTCCACTGGTTCGACGTGGACGCGGCGCGGCGCGAGTTCCGCCGCATCCTCCGCCCCGGCGGTCGCACCGTGTTGATGTGGAACAACCGGCGACCGGACACGCCGTTCATGCGGGAGTACGAGGATTTCATCCATCGGTTTGCCCTCGATTACAACCAGATCAATCACGAGAACGCCGAGACGGACGGCCGGATCGCGCGGTTCTTCGGCGCGGGCGGCTTCGAGCGGCGGAGCTTTCCCAATGCCCAGGTCTTCGACTTTGACGGCCTGCGCGGCCGCGTGTTGTCGTCGTCGTACATGCCGGCGGCCGGTCACCCGTCGTTCGAGGCCATGATCCCCGAATTGCGGAGGCTGTTTGATCGCCACGCCGACGGCGGCCGCGTCCAGTTTGATTACGACACCAAACTCTGGGTCGGCACCTCCTCTCCCTCTTAG
- a CDS encoding sigma-70 family RNA polymerase sigma factor, which yields MSDNSETQVLIKSARKGDEQAVRRLLVLYHPRLKARLLRQMDPTMRSKIEPEDILQQVYLETFRAIGQFEYQGPDSFLRWMYAILDRKLIDEHRAMRAERRDVRREVKPSPMAGNQTTYVDLLARITSGGGTPSQVVRKEEALGVLAACVATLPDHYRDVIKMRFIEGRPVAEVAKSLKRSIGSIHMICHRALRQLREQAEKLGITYDE from the coding sequence GTGTCGGATAACAGCGAGACACAAGTGCTGATCAAGAGCGCCCGCAAGGGCGACGAGCAGGCCGTGCGGCGTCTGCTGGTCCTGTACCACCCGCGGCTCAAGGCCCGGCTCCTGCGGCAAATGGACCCGACCATGCGCTCGAAGATCGAGCCGGAGGACATCCTTCAGCAGGTGTATCTGGAGACTTTTCGGGCCATCGGGCAGTTTGAATATCAGGGGCCCGATTCGTTCCTGCGCTGGATGTATGCCATCCTCGATCGCAAGCTGATCGACGAGCACCGGGCGATGCGGGCCGAACGGCGCGACGTCCGCCGCGAGGTCAAACCGTCTCCCATGGCGGGCAATCAAACGACCTACGTCGATCTGCTCGCGCGGATCACTTCCGGCGGCGGGACGCCGAGCCAGGTGGTGCGCAAGGAGGAGGCGCTGGGCGTACTGGCCGCGTGCGTGGCGACGCTTCCGGATCACTATCGCGATGTCATCAAAATGCGGTTTATCGAAGGCCGGCCGGTCGCGGAAGTGGCCAAGTCGCTGAAGCGCTCGATCGGTTCGATCCACATGATCTGCCATCGAGCCCTGCGCCAGCTTCGCGAGCAGGCGGAGAAGCTGGGGATCACGTATGACGAATAG